The following proteins come from a genomic window of Misgurnus anguillicaudatus chromosome 10, ASM2758022v2, whole genome shotgun sequence:
- the LOC129447639 gene encoding uncharacterized protein isoform X2 gives MMEVLQQSYLQLLNILLFTLLELKAETQTTCKNFNAGSINSAQGDNVSISCHTTTLHSNTFSVKLRRTNPDEVVLQYPNPASQLHRWSVRTDAGHVILDLQNITLLDSDQYQCEVHRGLECTTTKLSLKVKECKVLDPIWTTEKSTVMLPCTEHLNVAWEVIHGDQSTGVTRYRCKHSDSRNGAPKPLCERVRMKNGSLIIRDVVNTDAQWFRCRVNKMHCYDVKLHVKDPETSDLTTARETFSTAVQVTVLTNASASTVSVTRHSEGDWISTAPVSVGSLCVIITLIMFGILYLKKTTSETSSKSELSQISYLLQDSVYFSQISNVGAEQTEVAYVQQPVTKCNSS, from the exons ATGATGGAGGTTTTACAGCAGTCATATTTACAACTTCTAAATATACTTTTATTCACTTTATTGGAACTCAAAG CTGAGACACAGACAACCTGCAAAAACTTTAATGCTGGCAGCATCAACTCTGCACAGGGTGACAATGTATCTATTTCTTGCCATACCACAACCCTTCACTCAAATACCTTTAGTGTAAAACTACGCAGAACCAACCCAGATGAAGTCGTCTTACAGTATCCAAATCCAGCATCACAGCTTCACAGATGGTCTGTAAGAACTGATGCTGGACATGTTATACTTGATCTTCAAAATATCACTTTACTCGATTCTGACCAATACCAATGTGAGGTGCACAGGGGTTTAGAGTGTACCACAACTAAACTGTCACTGAAGGTCAAAG AGTGTAAAGTCCTGGACCCAATTTGGACAACTGAAAAGTCTACAGTTATGCTACCCTGCACTGAACATTTAAACGTTGCGTGGGAAGTCATTCATGGTGACCAATCAACAGGTGTAACCCGGTATCGATGCAAGCACTCAGACAGCAGAAACGGAGCACCGAAACCTCTGTGTGAGAGAGTAAGAATGAAGAACGGATCTCTCATCATACGTGATGTGGTAAACACTGATGCACAATGGTTTCGGTGCAGAGTGAATAAAATGCACTGCTATGACGTAAAGCTGCATGTTAAAG aTCCTGAGACATCTGATTTAACAACAGCACGGGAAACATTTTCAACAGCAGTGCAAGTCACAG TTCTCACAAATGCATCAGCCTCCACTGTTAGTGTTACTAGACATAGTGAGGGCGACTGGATCTCGACTGCACCAGTCTCTGTAGGATCTCTGTGTGTCATCATAACCTTGATCATGTTTGGGATTCTGtatctgaaaaaaacaacaagcgAAACAAGCAGCAAAT CTGAATTAAGCCAGATCTCATATCTTCTCCAGGATTCTGTATATTTCTCTCAGATTTCAAATG
- the LOC129447639 gene encoding uncharacterized protein isoform X1 has translation MMEVLQQSYLQLLNILLFTLLELKAETQTPCKNFNAGSINSAQGDNVSISCHTTTLHSNTFSVKLRRTNPDEVIIQYPNPASQLHRWSVRTDAGHVILDLQNITLLDSGQYECVVNRSLGCTTTKLSLRVKECKVLDPVETTEKSTVTLPCSEHLNVVWEVINGDQSTDVIESSCKHSDSRNGAPKPLCERLRMKNGSLIIRDVVNTDAQWYRCRVNKMHCYDVKLHVKGHETSNSTTTKFFTAVQVTASTVSVAGQSEGKGSSTAAVVSVVSLCVIITLIVFGILYLRKRKLSKTTSQIELNRNSLYFLQDSVYYSQISDGPQFPLYYLLDNNADATTTFVAEQTEATACGNVDQPVTKCSC, from the exons ATGATGGAGGTTTTACAGCAGTCATATTTACAACTTCTAAATATACTTTTATTCACTTTATTGGAACTCAAAG CTGAGACACAGACACCCTGCAAAAACTTTAATGCTGGCAGCATCAACTCTGCACAGGGTGACAATGTATCTATTTCTTGCCATACCACAACCCTTCACTCAAATACCTTTAGTGTAAAACTACGCAGAACCAACCCAGATGAAGTCATCATACAGTATCCAAATCCAGCATCACAGCTTCACAGATGGTCTGTAAGAACTGATGCTGGACATGTTATACTTGATCTTCAAAATATCACTTTACTCGATTCTGGTCAATACGAATGTGTGGTGAACAGGAGTTTAGGGTGTACCACAACTAAACTGTCACTGAGGGTCAAAG AGTGTAAAGTCCTGGACCCAGTTGAGACAACTGAAAAGTCTACAGTTACGCTACCCTGCTCTGAACATCTAAACGTTGTGTGGGAAGTTATTAATGGTGACCAATCAACAGATGTAATCGAATCTTCATGCAAGCACTCAGACAGCAGAAACGGTGCACCGAAGCCTCTGTGTGAGAGACTGAGAATGAAGAACGGATCTCTCATCATACGTGATGTGGTAAACACTGATGCACAATGGTATCGGTGCAGAGTGAATAAAATGCACTGCTATGACGTAAAGCTGCACGTTAAAG gtCATGAGACATCTaattcaacaacaacaaaatttttCACAGCAGTGCAAGTCACAG CCTCCACTGTTAGTGTTGCTGGCCAGAGTGAAGGCAAAGGAAGCTCAACTGCAGCAGTGGTCTCTGTAGTATCTCTGTGTGTCATCATAACCTTGATCGTGTTTGGGATTCTGTATCTGAGAAAACGAAAACTGAGCAAAACCACTAGCCAAA ttGAATTAAACCGGAATTCCTTATATTTTCTTCAGGATTCTGTATATTACTCTCAGATTTCAGATG GGCCCCAATTCCCACTATATTATTTGTTGGACAATAATGCAGATGCGACGACTACCT TTGTTGCTGAACAAACAGAAGCTACTGCATGTGGAAATGTTGACCAACCTGTAACAAAATGTAGTTGTTAA
- the cgna gene encoding cingulin: MSAPVSGRKTPVDHGVQIRFINDLHDTGGGGGGTGSGQPRKDGPKKSSSRYGVAVRVQGIGGQPYVVLKEGEKGDSYGVQLRTQPPAYNSLPRRREDGVIQGPYFSSGENANLRRAHSHGSLLERESSSDDFTDQLRRPLGDGRSGSYGNLDGGIGVGSEREPPRERMERNQWGGSYQTGLNGTLGRGRGGGSHYTSAESVEISQYSEQYQSQSVPSSNRQTPVTRFINKFEGGPTTQADNTGVTATGRYPGMNGEDRPSSTLPSHSSFIPNKYTSPPSSSSGSAYSSVGRSSGSVAKVTAVTSSANQWPTSVDSIDVTPDLLLDQGQSSGSEFSTEDQIQQIIYDVLRQGSTEGDAAIKRRVRVICSKIQGLKGAQVSRPDDSLKEELEKRLDDNVQLQEQLSRKSTELHQMHSELTQLRMDREYAESHVRELEDQLAGLQQELRRDSENRAQADTMHMELMATRADLAEAAALRQRHEDLLRQKERELTALKGALKDEVSTHDKEIETLREQYRQDMERLRTSMEQVSQSQASIEAERHRVNSTVRTLQQQLEECRDEGNHWREQFQSGREELRKTKQELLQARLEKEEFEEELKEVQEKVTTMKQQIPDPKHTQTLSQEVERCRADLQKAQAEMDKLKENLDKKTMEIVLLKKSKQELEAEQKYEIDRLKDQSRRSKEELTKAHERAKQLAEPSLMEALRKELSEAQEEVERLRSRLLSAEEELQSESKKLGSLQSQSISLSQERRDLEEENSRMKERITRLESQLQERLSQSMEVEQEQQEETRKLRQQLEEFRRENGRLGLERDELARNLEERERDREGMRKENTQLDDQRRQQERALDKLNKEIERLSASSREEVRLLQAQLDEQKEKWKKEQQDSQKNTKEKLSELEKAQSTIHSLHEELARQKKELFACYEEKDNIVLDKELLTNRVKHLESELETQRSTHTDRSREIRSMEDKIKHLELELDEERSNGEMLTERITRSRDQIEQLRAELMQERTSKQDLELDKNALERQIKEYKSRVAEMEGQSRSSTGVSQLESKIQELEERLRTEEREKTTVLSSQRRLERKLKDLNITLDDERQQHIEQRDQLTLRVKALKRQVDEGEAEAERLEGLRRKAIRDMEEQLEQREALQSRVTALENELKRKVQQARQSALNSSVLSSEDEDDDGLYDHSSITSILTESNLKTSSC, translated from the exons ATGTCTGCTCCTGTCTCGGGTAGGAAGACTCCAGTGGACCATGGTGTTCAGATTCGCTTTATAAATGACCTGCATGATACCGGAGGAGGAGGGGGAGGGACCGGGAGCGGACAGCCTCGAAAAGATGGTCCAAAAAAGTCCTCTTCCCGCTATGGAGTGGCCGTTAGGGTGCAGGGAATCGGTGGACAGCCCTATGTTGTGCTGAAAGAGGGAGAAAAAGGAGATTCTTATGGAGTGCAGTTGAGAACCCAACCACCTGCCTACAACAGCCTGCCCAG GAGGAGAGAAGATGGAGTAATCCAGGGCCCTTATTTCTCATCTGGAGAGAACGCCAACTTGCGTAGGGCTCATTCTCACGGATCCCTGTTGGAAAGAGAAAGCAGCAGTGATGACTTCACAGATCAGCTTCGCCGTCCCCTAGGAGATGGACGCTCCGGTAGCTACGGTAACCTGGATGGAGGTATTGGTGTGGGATCAGAGAGGGAGCCTCCTAGAGAAAGGATGGAAAGAAATCAGTGGGGTGGTTCCTACCAGACAGGGCTGAATGGCACTTTGGgtagaggaagaggaggaggcaGTCACTACACATCAGCAGAATCTGTTGAAATATCCCAATACAGTGAGCAATATCAAAGCCAATCAGTTCCCAGTTCCAACCGTCAGACTCCTGTCACCAGATTCATCAATAAGTTTGAAGGGGGCCCAACCACACAAGCAGATAACACTGGAGTCACCGCTACGGGGCGCTATCCTGGCATGAATGGCGAAGACAGACCTTCCTCAACCTTGCCATCACATTCATCTTTTATTCCGAACAAATATACCTCACCACCCTCTTCCTCGTCTGGTTCAGCCTACAGCAGTGTGGGGCGGAGCTCCGGGTCAGTTGCCAAGGTCACTGCTGTAacttcatcagccaatcagtgGCCCACTTCAGTTGATTCAATTGAT GTAACCCCTGACCTCCTGCTGGACCAGGGTCAAAGTTCAGGGTCAGAATTCTCAACTGAAGATCAAATACAGCAGATAATCTACGATGTTCTGCGTCAAGG GAGTACAGAGGGAGATGCTGCCATTAAGCGTAGAGTTCGAGTCATCTGCAGTAAGATTCAAGGACTGAAG GGAGCTCAGGTGAGCAGACCTGATGACTCATTAAAAGAGGAGCTTGAGAAACGTCTTGATGACAATGTCCAGCTTCAGGAACAGCTGAGCAGAAAGAGTACAGAGCTACATCAGATGCATTCAGA ACTGACTCAGTTGCGCATGGACAGAGAGTATGCAGAGTCTCATGTTAGAGAGCTGGAGGATCAGCTGGCAGGACTACAGCAGGAGCTGAGGAGAGATTCGGAAAACAGAGCTCAGGCCGACACCATGCACATG GAATTGATGGCAACAAGAGCTGATTTGGCCGAAGCGGCAGCACTACGTCAGAGACATGAGGACCTTctgagacagaaagagagagagctgaCCGCTCTTAAGGGGGCTCTTAAAGATGAGGTCTCCACACATGACAAGGAAATAGAGACTCTCAGAGAACAATATAGACAAGATATGGAGCGACTACGAACCAGCATGGAGCAGGTTTCACAG TCTCAAGCATCCATTGAAGCGGAGCGTCACCGGGTGAACTCCACAGTGAGGACTCTTCAGCAGCAGTTGGAGGAGTGtagagatgaagggaaccactGGAGAGAGCAGTTTCAATCCGGTCGAGAAGAGCTGCGAAAAACCAAACAAGA ATTACTTCAGGCTCGTCTGGAGAAAGAGGAGTTTGAGGAGGAGCTCAAAGAGGTGCAGGAGAAAGTGACCACTATGAAACAGCAAATACCAGATCCCAAACACACCCAGACACTCAGCCAG GAAGTTGAGCGTTGCCGTGCCGACCTGCAGAAGGCCCAAGCAGAGATGGATAAACTTAAAGAAAACCTTGATAAGAAGACAATGGAAATTGTTTTACTAAAGAAGAGCAAACAGGAGCTGGAGGCAGAGCAGAAATATGAGATTGACAGGTTGAAGGACCAATCGCGCAGAAGCAAGGAGGAACTTACAAAAGCACATGAGAGAGCCAAACAG CTAGCTGAACCTTCATTGATGGAGGCTCTGCGCAAAGAGTTGAGTGAAGCGCAAGAGGAGGTGGAGCGACTGCGCAGTCGGCTGCTCTCAGCTGAAGAAGAGCTGCAGTCAGAGAGCAAGAAACTTGGCTCTCTTCAATCCCAATCAATAAGTTTATCGCAGGAACGCAGAGATCTTGAGGAAGAAAACTCACGCATGAAGGAAAGGATTACACGCCTGGAG TCTCAGCTCCAGGAGCGCTTGTCTCAGAGTATGGAGGTTGAACAGGAGCAGCAGGAGGAGACCAGAAAACTGAGACAGCAACTTGAGGAGTTCAGACGTGAGAACGGCAGGCTGGGCCTGGAGAGGGATGAGCTGGCTCGCAAcctggaggagagagagagggacaGAGAGGGCATGCGCAAGGAGAACACACAGCTAGATGATCAGAGAAGACAGCAGGAAAGAGCGCTAGACAAACTCAACAAAGAG ATAGAGCGCTTGTCTGCGTCCTCCCGTGAGGAGGTGCGGCTCCTTCAGGCTCAGCTGGACGAGCAGAAAGAGAAGTGGAAGAAGGAGCAGCAGGACTCTCAGAAAAACACCAAAGAGAAACTCAGTGAGCTGGAGAAAGCTCAGAGCACTATTCACTCCCTACATGAGGAG TTGGCTCGTCAAAAGAAGGAGTTGTTTGCGTGTTATGAGGAGAAAGACAATATAGTTTTGGATAAAGAGCTCCTCACCAACCGTGTCAAACATCTGGAAAGTGAGTTGGAGACGCAGCGCAGCACGCATACCGACCGCTCCCGAGAGATCCGCAGCATGGAG GACAAAATCAAGCATCTGGAGCTGGAGCTGGACGAGGAGAGGAGCAATGGTGAGATGCTGACAGAAAGAATCACCAGGAGCCGTGACCAG ATTGAACAGCTGCGTGCAGAGCTCATGCAAGAGCGAACCTCCAAACAAGACCTGGAACTGGACAAAAATGCTCTGGAGAGACAG ATCAAAGAGTACAAGTCTCGTGTAGCAGAGATGGAGGGCCAATCGCGCTCCTCTACTGGTGTGTCTCAGCTGGAGAGCAAAATCCAGGAACTTGAGGAACGATTGCGCACAGAAGAAAG GGAGAAAACCACAGTGCTGTCATCACAGCGACGTCTGGAGAGGAAATTAAAGGATCTGAACATCACCTTGGATGACGAGAGACAGCAGCACATAGAGCAGAGAGACCAGCTGACT CTACGGGTGAAGGCTCTGAAGAGGCAGGTGGATGAAGGAGAGGCAGAGGCGGAGCGGCTTGAAGGCTTGAGGAGGAAAGCCATCAGAGATATGGAGGAGCAGCTGGAACAGAGGGAGGCGTTGCAGTCTCGAGTGACGGCGCTGGAGAATGAGCTCAA GAGGAAGGTCCAGCAGGCCCGGCAGTCCGCTCTGAACTCTTCGGTGCTGAGCTCCgaggatgaagatgatgatggaTTATATGATCATTCCAGCATAACCTCCATCCTTACCGAGAGCAATCTAAAAACCAGTTCTTGCTGA